In Cheilinus undulatus linkage group 16, ASM1832078v1, whole genome shotgun sequence, one DNA window encodes the following:
- the LOC121523591 gene encoding zinc finger protein OZF-like: MPGVETLRDFFNQRLTAAAEEIFGVFERTIAEYEEQLCRCKEEDERKQKLLDDVHLRFHRADNQQLQVTQEEVPFKQQEWSSSLDQEDAEPPHIKEEGEELWSSQEGLDEAYTIKFPFAPVSVKTEDDEEKPRFSQLNEIQSEGMKTGADGEDCGGPEQTRNSEPERHLHSESQDKTEDCSEAEIDDSVKKSHSCSQCSKTFRRKYDLAEHMRTHQKDKPFSCSDCGNRFKYKSTLTKHMVIHTGKKPFSCSECDKKFFQKIHLNTHMLVHTGEKPFSCSECDKKFILKSQLITHMVIHTGEKPFSCSECDKTFYHKSHLNRHMLVHTGEKPFSCFECDKTFCHKSYLTSHMVIHTGEKPLSCSECDKKFIHKSQLTSHMFVHTGEKPFSCPQCDKKFSHKSNLTTHMLIHTGKKPFSCPHCDKKFNQKSQLTKHMVIHSREKPFSCELCDQKFSRFTQVKNHKCTSGQISSNKRRRANE, encoded by the exons ATGCCAGGAGTCGAGACACTGagagatttttttaaccagagactgactgctgctgctgaagagaTTTTTGGAGTCTTTGAAAGAACGATAGCAGAATACGAGGAACAACTTTGTCGATGTAAAGAGGAAGACGAGCGAAAACAAAAACTTCTGGACGATGTTCACCTTCGCTTTCACAGAGCAg ACAACCAGCAACTGCAAGTGACTCAAGAAGAGGTTCCTTTTAAGCAGCAGGAGTGGAGCTCTAGTCTGGACCAAGAGGACGCTGAGCCTccacacattaaagaggaagGGGAGGAACTGTGGAGCAGTCAGGAGGGACTGGATGAGGCTTATACCATCAAGTTCCCCTTTGCTCCTGTCTCAGTGAAgactgaagatgatgaagagaaacctcGGTTCTCACAGCTTAATGAAATACAAAGTGAAGGGATGAAAACgggagctgatggagaggactgtggtGGACCAGAGCAGACCAGGAACTCAGAACCAGAGAGACATTTACATTCAGAGAGTCAGGACAAGACTGAAGACTGCTCTGAAGCTGAAATTGATGACAGTGTCAAGAAATCACACAGCTGCTCTCAGTGCAGTAAAACATTCAGAAGAAAATATGATCTTGCTGAGCATATGAGAACACACCAAAAAGacaaacccttcagctgctctgactgtggtaATAGGTTTAAGTATAAGTCAACTCTGACTAAACACATGGTTATCCACACAGGaaagaaacccttcagctgctctgagtgtgataAAAAGTTTTTCCAAAAGATTCATCTGAACACACACATGTTGgtgcacacaggagagaaacccttcagctgctctgagtgtgataAAAAGTTTATTCTCAAGTCTCAGCTGATTACACACATGGTgatccacacaggagagaaacccttcagctgctctgagtgtgataAAACGTTTTACCACAAATCTCATCTGAATAGACACATGTTggtccacacaggagagaaacccttcagctgctttGAGTGTGATAAAACGTTTTGTCACAAGTCTTATCTGACTTCACACATGGTgatccacacaggagagaaaccccttagctgctctgagtgtgataAAAAGTTTATTCACAAGTCTCAGCTGACTTCACACATGTTtgtccacacaggagagaagcccttcagctgtcctcagtgtgATAAAAAATTTAGCCACAAGTCTAATCTGACTACACACATGCTGATCCACACAGGAAAGAAACCTTTTAGCTGCCCTCACTGTGATAAAAAGTTTAACCAAAAGTCTCAGTTGACTAAACACATGGTGATCCACTCaagagagaaacccttcagctgtgaGCTCTGTGATCAGAAATTTTCACGGTTTACTCAGGTAAAAAACCACAAGTGTACCAGTGGCCAGAtttcatcaaataaaagaagaagagcTAATGAGTAG
- the LOC121523446 gene encoding zinc finger protein 888-like, with protein MPGVETLRDFVNQRLTAAAEEIFGVFERTIAEYEEQLCRCKEENERKQKLLDDVQLRFHRADGQQLSAHQEEVPSKQQDWSSSLDQEDTGPPHLKEEVKELWSSQEGLDSAHTIKFPFAPVPVKNEDDEEKPQISQLHEIQTEGMKTGANGEDCGGPEQARNSEPERHSHSENQDKTGDCSEAETDVSDDWRVTLENDSGLNCVENFDDARSDYDKKSHSCSQCGKTFRWKCHLATHLRIHTGEKPFSCPQCDKKFNHKSNLATHMVSHTGEKPFSCTECGKKFHLKSHLKTHMLMHTGEKPFSCSECAKKFYQKSHLNFHMLVHTGEKPFSCSQCDKSFHRKANLTNHMLIHGKEKCFSCPNCDKKFNEKSQLSSHMFVHKGEQPFSCSQCEKGFNYKSHLNRHMLVHTGEQPFSCPQCDKKFRHKSNLTSHMVIHTREKPFSCEFCDQKFSWLTQVKKHKYNQQLSVTQEEAPSVPRSSSLEQEDTEPPHIKEEQEELRSSQEGLDQAYTIKFPFAPAPVKTEDEEEKPRSSQLNEIQSEGMKTGTDGQECGGPEQAWNSESERHSHSETQDKTEDCSEAETDDSDVFYPQYNCVKMPGVETLRNFVNQRLTAAAEEIFGVFVRTIAEYEEQLCRCKEENERKQKLLDDVQLRFHRADTHQLSVTQEEVPSEQQDWSSSLDQEDTEPPHLKEEGEELWSSQEGLDEAYTIKFPFVPVSVKTEDDEEKPQISQLHEIQSEGMKTGADGEDCGGPEQAWNSEPERHLHSETQDKTEDCSETETDDSDDWRDTMENDSGLKCVENFDDDRSDNDKKSHSCSQCSKTFTMECHFVTHMRMHQTETPYSCSNCGKRFKYKSSLTKHMVSHTGKKPFSCSHCEKGFYYKSQLNSHMVIHTGEKPFSCSDCAKKFNEKSHLTKHMVIHTGKKPFSCSQCGKGFYYKSQLNPHMLVHTGEKPFSCPQCDKKFNHKSNLATHMVSHTGEKPFSCNECGKKFNQKSHLNTHMLVHTGEQPFSCSQCDKKFNHKSNLKVHMLVHSGEQPFSCPQCDKKFNNKSNLATHMVIHTGEKPFSCTQCEKGFYYKSTLKRHMLVHTGEKPFSGSECD; from the exons ATGCCAGGAGTCGAGACACTGAGAGATTTTGTCAACCAGAGactgactgctgctgctgaggagaTTTTTGGAGTCTTTGAAAGAACGATAGCAGAATACGAGGAACAACTTTGTCGATGTAAAGAGGAAAACGAGCGAAAACAGAAACTTCTGGACGATGTTCAGCTTCGCTTTCACAGAGCAG ATGGCCAGCAGCTGTCAGCGCATCAAGAAGAGGTTCCCTCTAAGCAGCAGGATTGGAGCTCCAGTCTGGACCAGGAAGACACTGGGCCTCCACACCTTAAAGAGGAAGTGAAGGAACTGTGGAGCAGTCAGGAGGGACTGGATTCAGCTCATACAATCAAGTTCCCCTTTGCTCCTGTCCCTGTGAAgaatgaagatgatgaagagaaacctcagATCTCACAGCTTCATGAAATACAAACTGAAGGGATGAAAACAGGAGCTaatggagaggactgtggaggacCAGAACAGGCCAGGAACTCAGAACCAGAGAGACATTCACATTCAGAGAATCAGGACAAGACTGGAGACTGCTCTGAAGCTGAAACTGATGTCAGTGATGACTGGAGGGTCACATTGGAAAATGATTCTGGATTAAACTGTGTGGAAAACTTTGATGATGCCCGATCAGACTATGACAAGAAATCACACAGCTGCTCTCAGTGCGGTAAAACATTCAGATGGAAATGTCATCTTGCTACACAtctgagaattcacacaggagagaaacccttcagctgccctCAGTGTGATAAAAAATTTAATCACAAGTCTAATCTGGCTACACACATGGTGAGCCACACAGGAGAAAAACCCTTTAGCTGCACTGAGTGTGGTAAAAAGTTTCACCTAAAGTCTCATCTGAAAACACACATGTTGatgcacacaggagagaaacccttcagctgctctgagtgtgctAAAAAGTTTTACCAAAAGAGTCATCTGAACTTCCACATGTTGGTGCACACgggagagaaaccatttagctgcTCTCAGTGTGATAAGTCATTTCACAGAAAGGCTAATCTGACAAATCACATGTTAATTCATGGAAAAGAGAAATGCTTCAGCTGCCCTAATTGTGATAAAAAATTTAACGAAAAGTCTCAGTTGAGCTCCCACATGTTTGTTCACAAAGGAGAGCAACCGTTTAGCTGCTCTCAATGTGAAAAGGGATTTAATTACAAGTCTCATCTGAACAGACACATGTTGGTGCACACAGGAGAGCAACCGTTTAGCTGCCCTCAGTGTGATAAAAAGTTTAGGCACAAGTCCAATCTGACTTCACACATGGTGATCCATACaagagagaaacccttcagctgtgaGTTCTGTGATCAAAAATTTTCATGGCTTACTCaggtaaaaaaacacaagt ACAACCAGCAGCTGTCAGTGACTCAAGAAGAGGCTCCCTCTGTGCCTCGGAGCTCCAGTTTGGAGCAGGAGGACACTGAGCCTCCACATattaaagaggaacaggaggaactACGGAGCAGTCAGGAGGGTCTTGATCAGGCTTATACTATCAAGTTCCCCTTTGCCCCTGCCCCTGTGAAGACTGAAGATGAAGAAGAGAAACCTCGGTCCTCACAGCTTAATGAAATACAAAGTGAAGGGATGAAAACAGGAACTGATGGACAGGAGTGTGGAGGACCAGAACAGGCCTGGAACTCAGAATCAGAGAGACATTCACATTCAGAGACCCAGGACAAGACTGAAGACTGCTCTGAAGCTGAAACTGATGACAGTGATG TCTTCTACCC CCAGTATAACTGTGTGAAAATGCCAGGAGTCGAGACACTGAGAAATTTTGTCAACCAGAGactgactgctgctgctgaggagaTTTTTGGAGTCTTTGTAAGAACGATAGCAGAATACGAGGAACAACTTTGTCGATGTAAAGAGGAAAACGAGCGAAAACAAAAACTTCTGGACGATGTTCAGCTTCGCTTTCACAGAGCAG ACACACATCAGCTGTCGGTGACTCAAGAAGAGGTTCCCTCTGAGCAGCAGGATTGGAGCTCCAGTCTGGACCAGGAGGACACTGAGCCTCCACACCTTAAAGAGGAAGGGGAGGAACTGTGGAGCAGTCAGGAGGGTCTGGATGAGGCTTATACCATCAAGTTCCCCTTTGTTCCTGTCTCAGTGAAgactgaagatgatgaagagaaacctcagATCTCACAGCTTCATGAAATACAAAGTGAAGGGATGAaaacaggagctgatggagaggactgtggaggacCAGAACAGGCCTGGAACTCAGAACCAGAGAGACATTTACATTCAGAGACTCAGGACAAGACCGAAGACTGCTCTGAAACTGAAACTGATGACAGTGATGATTGGAGGGACACAATGGAAAATGATTCTGGATTAAAATGTGTGGAAAACTTTGATGATGATAGATCAGACAATGACAAGAAATCACACAGCTGCTCTCAATGCAGTAAAACATTCACAATGGAATGCCATTTTGTTACACATATGAGAATGCATCAAACAGAGACACCCTACTCCTGCTCTAactgtggtaaaagatttaagTATAAGTCAAGTCTGACTAAACACATGGTTAGCCACACAGGAAAGAAACCATTCAGCTGCTCTCATTGTGAGAAGGGATTTTATTACAAGTCTCAGCTGAACTCCCACATGGTTATCCACACAGGagaaaaacccttcagctgctctgattgTGCTAAAAAGTTTAACGAAaagtctcatctgaccaaacaCATGGTTATCCACACAGGAAAGAAACCCTTTAGCTGCTCTCAATGTGGAAAGGGATTTTATTACAAATCTCAGCTGAACCCTCACATGTTGgtgcacacaggagagaaacccttcagctgccctCAGTGTGATAAAAAATTTAATCACAAGTCTAATCTGGCTACGCACATGGTGagccacacaggagagaaaccctttagcTGCAATGAGTGTGGTAAAAAGTTTAACCAAAAGAGTCATCTGAACACGCACATGTTGGTGCACACAGGAGAgcaacccttcagctgctctcaGTGTGATAAAAAATTTAATCACAAGTCTAATCTGAAGGTACACATGTTGGTGCACTCAGGAGAGCAACCCTTCAGCTGCCCACAGTGTGATAAAAAATTTAATAACAAGTCTAATCTGGCTACACATATGGTgatccacacaggagagaaacccttcagctgcacTCAGTGTGAAAAGGGATTTTATTACAAGTCTACTCTGAAAAGACACATGTTGgtgcacacaggagagaaacccttcagcggCTCTGAGTGTGATTAA
- the LOC121523620 gene encoding zinc finger protein 37-like, translated as MPGVETLRDFVNQRLTAAAEDIFGVFVRTIAEYEEQLCRCKEENERKQKLLDDVQLRFHRADNQQLSVTQEEAPSVPRSSSLEQEDTEPPHIKEEQEELRSSQEGLDQAYTIKFPFAPAPVKTEDEEEKPRSSQLNEIQSEGMKTGTDGQECGGPEQAWNSESERHSHSETQDKTEDCSEAETDDSDGWRVTMEHDYGLNCVENFDDDRSDNDKKSHSCSQCSKTFTKKCHLATHMGTHKKEEPFNCPECEKKFNQKITRNIHMLVHTGEKPYNCSECNKKFNQKFHLITHMLMHTKVKPFSCSECNKTFNYNSKLTSHMMIHTGEKPFSCCECDKKFNRKSHLNRHMLVHTGEKPFSCSECDQKFNHNSKLTSHMGIHTGEKPFSCELCNQKFSWITQVKKHKCTGRQTS; from the exons ATGCCAGGAGTCGAGACACTGAGAGATTTTGTCAACCAGAGactgactgctgctgctgaggatATTTTTGGAGTCTTTGTAAGAACGATAGCAGAATACGAGGAACAACTTTGTCGATGTAAAGAGGAAAACGAGCGAAAACAAAAACTTCTGGACGATGTTCAGCTTCGCTTTCACAGAGCag ACAACCAGCAGCTGTCAGTGACTCAAGAAGAGGCTCCCTCTGTGCCTCGGAGCTCCAGTTTGGAGCAGGAGGACACTGAGCCTCCACATattaaagaggaacaggaggaactACGGAGCAGTCAGGAGGGTCTTGATCAGGCTTATACTATCAAGTTCCCCTTTGCCCCTGCCCCTGTGAAGACTGAAGATGAAGAAGAGAAACCTCGGTCCTCACAGCTTAATGAAATACAAAGTGAAGGGATGAAAACAGGAACTGATGGACAGGAGTGTGGAGGACCAGAACAGGCCTGGAACTCAGAATCAGAGAGACATTCACATTCAGAGACCCAGGACAAGACTGAAGACTGCTCTGAAGCTGAAACTGATGACAGTGATGGTTGGAGGGTCACAATGGAACATGATTACGGATTAAACTGTGTGGAAAACTTTGATGATGATAGATCGGACAATGACAAGAAATCACACAGCTGCTCTCAATGCAGTAAAACAttcacaaagaaatgtcatcttGCTACACATATGGGAACGCACAAAAAAGAGGAACCCTTCAACTGCCCTGAGTGTGAAAAGAAGTTTAACCAGAAGATTACTCGGAACATACACATGTTGGTGcatacaggagagaaaccctacAACTGCTCTGAGTGTAATAAAAAGTTTAACCAAAAGTTTCACCTGATTACACACATGTTGATGCACACAAAAgtgaaacccttcagctgctctgagtgtaaTAAAACGTTTAACTACAATTCAAAGCTGACTTCACACATGATgatccacacaggagagaaacccttcagctgctgtGAGTGTGATAAAAAGTTTAACCGAAAGTCTCATCTGAACAGACACATGCTGgtgcacacaggagagaaacccttcagttgCTCTGAGTGTGATCAAAAGTTTAACCACAATTCAAAGCTGACTTCACACATGGGgatccacacaggagagaaacccttcagctgtgaGCTCTGTAATCAGAAATTCTCATGGATTACTCaggtaaaaaaacacaagtgtaCTGGTCGTCAGACTTcataa